One Thermogemmatispora onikobensis genomic region harbors:
- the lexA gene encoding transcriptional repressor LexA, protein MPEPLGEFQRRMLEFIVNYIRREGMPPTNREIGKAMKIASTGHVDYHLSMLEKRGYIVREAKKSRGIKLTRHPWGIPVEGTIAAGEPIEIFSEPDQTIEVGHGVDPESSFALVVRGQSMIEDHICDGDYVVIKRQRTCENGDIVVAVHLVEGTPGKATLKRFFLEKEQVRLQPANAELEPIYIPRDEWDREWEIQGKVIAIVRHYGGPGRAA, encoded by the coding sequence ATGCCTGAGCCACTAGGCGAGTTCCAGCGGCGCATGCTGGAATTCATCGTGAATTACATTCGTCGGGAGGGGATGCCGCCGACGAATCGAGAGATCGGCAAGGCCATGAAGATCGCCAGCACTGGCCACGTCGACTATCACCTGAGCATGTTGGAGAAGCGCGGCTACATCGTCCGTGAAGCTAAGAAGAGTCGTGGCATTAAGCTGACCAGGCACCCCTGGGGCATTCCTGTCGAAGGAACGATCGCCGCTGGCGAGCCGATCGAGATTTTCTCTGAGCCAGACCAGACGATCGAAGTGGGGCATGGCGTCGATCCCGAAAGCAGCTTTGCTCTGGTTGTCCGCGGCCAGTCGATGATTGAGGACCATATTTGCGACGGCGACTATGTGGTCATTAAGCGCCAGCGCACTTGCGAGAACGGCGATATCGTGGTGGCGGTCCACCTGGTGGAGGGAACACCCGGTAAAGCGACGCTCAAGCGCTTCTTCTTAGAGAAGGAGCAGGTCCGTCTGCAGCCGGCCAATGCTGAACTGGAGCCGATCTATATCCCGCGCGATGAGTGGGATCGTGAGTGGGAGATTCAGGGCAAGGTGATTGCCATCGTTCGCCACTATGGTGGCCCCGGACGTGCCGCTTGA
- a CDS encoding bifunctional nuclease family protein gives MVEMTVESVRINLATQQRVVILKALRQERYLFIWIAHAEAYAIAIELQGASSPRPLTHDLLKNVITELGAKIMSVVISDLIDDIFYARIILDADGRHVEIDARPSDAIALAIRAKAPIYVEESVLERAGVTPETSEEQSLPKTPPKKEPEPDNLEAYRDFINSLDVLDEFGKD, from the coding sequence ATGGTTGAAATGACAGTCGAGAGTGTACGCATAAATCTAGCGACACAGCAACGAGTAGTCATTTTAAAGGCGCTAAGGCAGGAGCGTTATCTCTTCATCTGGATAGCGCATGCGGAAGCCTACGCGATTGCGATCGAACTCCAGGGAGCCAGCTCCCCACGGCCTTTGACCCACGACCTGCTCAAGAATGTGATCACTGAGCTGGGCGCAAAGATTATGAGCGTCGTGATCTCCGACCTGATCGACGATATCTTCTACGCCCGCATTATCCTGGACGCCGATGGCAGACACGTGGAGATCGATGCCCGCCCAAGCGACGCGATCGCGCTGGCTATTCGCGCCAAGGCTCCGATTTACGTCGAGGAGAGCGTGCTGGAGCGCGCTGGTGTCACGCCTGAGACGAGTGAGGAGCAGAGCCTGCCTAAGACCCCTCCGAAGAAGGAGCCGGAGCCGGATAACCTGGAGGCTTATCGCGACTTTATCAATAGCCTCGATGTGCTGGACGAGTTCGGTAAGGACTGA
- the gltX gene encoding glutamate--tRNA ligase, translating to MQEEQPQTQTAAAPRLRFAPSPTGFQHIGGYRTALFSWLFARHCGGTFILRIEDTDLSRTVEGAVSYLIEGLKWLGLDYDEGPVVGGPYGPYYQTQRKALYQQYAHQLIASGHAYRCYCTPERLEQMRKGQEAQKLPPRYDRRCRFLSAEERAAFEAAGHSWTVRFAMPLDGETVVHDELHGNIVFKNADLDDAVILKSDGYPTYHLANVIDDHLMGITHVLRGEEWIASAPRHVQIYQALGWEPPLFYHLPNVLGKDKKKLSKRHNAPSWDTLQKQGYLPEAVFNFLALLGWAYDDKTEIFSREELIRVFTLDRIGVSGGILDPDKLTWMNGVYIRQLPLEELTRRTLPYLERPAAAGGLPDSVPRPLDFAYTQRVLQLEQERMKTLGEAAQMVDFFYVDALHYDTTLLVQKQMDAAGTRAALERTREILASLDRWEHSSLEEPLRALAATLGLKTGQLFGAIRVAISGRTVSPPLFQTMEVLGRQRTLQRLDQAIARLS from the coding sequence ATGCAGGAGGAGCAGCCACAAACGCAAACTGCCGCTGCTCCACGGTTACGCTTTGCCCCAAGCCCAACGGGCTTTCAGCATATCGGCGGTTATCGGACCGCCCTCTTCAGCTGGTTATTTGCCCGCCACTGTGGCGGCACTTTTATCCTGCGCATCGAGGATACCGATCTGAGCCGCACGGTTGAGGGGGCCGTAAGCTATCTGATCGAGGGCCTCAAGTGGCTCGGGCTGGATTACGACGAGGGTCCAGTCGTCGGCGGCCCGTATGGTCCTTATTATCAGACACAGCGCAAGGCCCTCTATCAGCAGTATGCTCATCAGCTGATCGCCAGCGGCCATGCGTACCGCTGCTATTGCACGCCCGAACGTCTGGAGCAGATGCGCAAGGGGCAAGAGGCTCAAAAGCTTCCTCCCCGCTATGATCGCCGCTGCCGCTTTCTGAGCGCTGAGGAGCGCGCTGCCTTCGAGGCCGCTGGCCATAGCTGGACGGTGCGCTTTGCAATGCCCTTAGACGGCGAGACCGTGGTCCATGATGAGCTGCACGGCAATATTGTTTTCAAAAATGCTGACCTCGACGATGCCGTCATCCTGAAATCGGATGGTTATCCAACCTACCATCTGGCGAATGTCATCGACGACCATCTGATGGGGATTACGCATGTCTTACGCGGCGAAGAGTGGATCGCCAGTGCCCCGCGCCACGTGCAGATTTATCAGGCGCTGGGCTGGGAGCCACCCCTCTTCTATCATCTCCCCAATGTTCTGGGAAAAGACAAGAAGAAGCTGAGCAAGCGCCACAATGCCCCCTCCTGGGATACGTTGCAGAAACAGGGGTACCTCCCCGAGGCGGTTTTCAATTTCCTGGCGCTCCTCGGCTGGGCCTACGACGATAAGACGGAGATTTTCAGCCGCGAGGAGCTGATCCGCGTCTTTACGCTGGATCGCATCGGTGTCTCGGGGGGAATCCTCGATCCCGATAAGCTAACCTGGATGAATGGCGTCTATATCCGTCAGCTACCTTTGGAGGAATTGACAAGACGCACCTTGCCTTATCTTGAGCGCCCAGCTGCCGCAGGTGGCCTGCCCGATAGTGTGCCCCGCCCTCTGGACTTCGCTTATACGCAGCGTGTGCTTCAGCTGGAGCAGGAGCGGATGAAGACCCTGGGGGAAGCGGCCCAGATGGTCGACTTCTTCTACGTCGATGCGTTGCACTACGATACGACTCTGCTGGTACAGAAGCAGATGGACGCCGCCGGTACCCGCGCGGCGCTTGAACGCACACGCGAGATCCTGGCCTCTCTCGATCGCTGGGAGCACAGCTCTCTCGAGGAGCCGTTGCGCGCCCTGGCTGCGACGCTTGGACTGAAAACTGGCCAGCTCTTCGGGGCCATTCGTGTGGCTATCAGTGGGCGCACGGTCTCACCTCCGCTCTTCCAGACTATGGAAGTGCTGGGCCGCCAGCGCACATTGCAACGTCTTGATCAGGCCATCGCCCGCCTATCTTGA
- a CDS encoding DUF6483 family protein — protein MINRDYILRLIEQFSRVLARVLFLRRANQHQEALILIDELFRQTLGLNSDFLLTIPEEMLLALVKRIDLLDVGKCLWIALLFKLEGDTYQDLQRYEESFPRYQRSLRLFLEAVLLEQNPRHSDFFAEIEELLTLLSRYELPASLLTRIMLYYEKTGRYGQAEDALFEALEAPDSSDEIFEQGLAFYARLQGKSDVELRAGNFSSEEIKEGLAELHRWQTARRFPPLGE, from the coding sequence GTGATTAATCGCGATTATATTCTGAGATTGATCGAGCAGTTCAGCCGCGTTCTCGCACGTGTGCTCTTCTTACGTCGGGCTAACCAGCATCAGGAAGCGCTCATCCTCATTGATGAGCTTTTCCGGCAGACGTTAGGCTTGAACTCCGACTTCTTGCTGACGATCCCCGAGGAGATGCTCCTGGCCCTGGTGAAGCGGATCGACCTGCTCGATGTCGGGAAGTGCCTCTGGATAGCGCTTCTGTTCAAGCTGGAAGGCGATACCTATCAGGATCTGCAGCGCTACGAGGAGAGTTTTCCTCGCTATCAGCGCTCACTACGCCTCTTTCTGGAGGCAGTTCTGCTGGAGCAGAATCCGCGCCATTCTGACTTCTTTGCCGAGATTGAGGAGCTGCTGACGCTGCTGAGTCGCTATGAGCTGCCCGCCTCGCTGCTGACACGGATCATGCTCTACTATGAGAAAACTGGGCGCTATGGCCAGGCCGAGGACGCCCTCTTCGAGGCTCTGGAGGCCCCCGATAGCAGCGACGAGATTTTTGAGCAGGGGCTGGCCTTCTACGCTCGCTTACAGGGGAAGAGCGATGTCGAGCTGCGAGCAGGCAATTTCTCGTCCGAGGAGATCAAAGAAGGACTGGCAGAGCTGCACCGCTGGCAGACAGCCCGCCGTTTTCCCCCTTTGGGAGAGTGA
- a CDS encoding CPBP family intramembrane glutamic endopeptidase encodes MSLVETPKQSLTSATYPRSTVATTWRWLWPDVLIRIVPLSGVPLLWLVFSHLPPAELGLSLPVALGAELALGLGLGSLMALLAMLYRSLIVGPRFQRPTPGDHLLQACYYLFINAPAEEVFFRGFLLRLVWQWTGWLGWGWLISTLVYTLYHRLGGWNWRSIAGVGLAGMVFSTLYVLQPTPPSLLSVVIVHGLTTCGFLSWGDEFLYQRWRRRHSQNLPPAND; translated from the coding sequence ATGTCGCTAGTAGAGACGCCTAAGCAGTCGCTGACCTCCGCCACCTATCCACGTTCGACAGTGGCCACTACCTGGCGCTGGCTCTGGCCTGATGTGCTGATCCGCATTGTTCCTCTGAGCGGGGTCCCCCTGCTCTGGCTGGTTTTCTCTCATCTGCCACCCGCGGAGCTGGGTCTGAGTTTGCCAGTGGCACTTGGGGCAGAGCTGGCCCTCGGGCTGGGTCTGGGCAGCCTGATGGCCCTGCTGGCCATGCTCTACCGTAGCTTGATCGTGGGACCGCGCTTTCAGCGTCCAACCCCTGGCGACCATCTTCTCCAGGCCTGTTACTACCTCTTCATTAATGCTCCAGCGGAAGAAGTCTTCTTCCGCGGCTTTCTGCTACGCCTGGTCTGGCAATGGACAGGCTGGCTCGGCTGGGGCTGGCTGATCAGTACGCTAGTATACACGCTGTACCACCGCCTGGGGGGCTGGAACTGGCGCAGCATTGCAGGGGTAGGCCTGGCGGGCATGGTCTTTAGCACCCTCTACGTACTCCAGCCCACCCCGCCATCGCTCCTGAGCGTGGTCATCGTACACGGTCTCACCACCTGCGGCTTTCTGAGCTGGGGCGATGAGTTCCTCTATCAGCGCTGGCGTCGCCGCCACAGCCAGAATCTGCCTCCAGCTAATGACTGA
- a CDS encoding UDP-glucuronic acid decarboxylase family protein has protein sequence MRVVVTGGAGFIGSHLCRRLLEVGHHVLCVDNLITGSERNIAELRHYPRFAFLYHDVTQPFAFEADAIFHLASPASPVGYMEHPIETILVNSHGTYLLLEEARRQQARFLLASTSEVYGDPLEHPQREDYWGHVNPIGPRACYDESKRLGETLTMEFYRQYQTDVRIVRIFNTYGPNSQPDDGRMIPNFITQALKNEPLAIYGDGSKTRSICYVSDLVEGLMLAMFQPQTTGEVFNLGNPEEHTVLEFAQTIIRLCHSSSPIVFEPARVDDPERRRPDISKACRLLGWRITVPMEEGLRRTIEWFSKEQSSLSAIP, from the coding sequence TTGAGAGTCGTTGTCACTGGTGGAGCGGGTTTTATCGGCTCCCATCTGTGTAGACGCCTGCTAGAGGTCGGCCATCATGTACTCTGCGTGGATAACCTGATCACTGGATCAGAGAGAAATATAGCCGAATTGCGCCATTATCCCCGTTTCGCTTTCCTCTATCATGATGTTACTCAGCCCTTTGCTTTTGAGGCTGACGCAATTTTTCATTTGGCCAGCCCGGCTAGTCCCGTGGGCTATATGGAGCATCCGATCGAGACCATCCTGGTCAATAGCCACGGCACGTACTTGCTGCTGGAGGAGGCCAGGCGCCAGCAGGCCCGCTTCCTGCTCGCCTCTACCTCGGAGGTCTATGGTGATCCGCTAGAGCACCCGCAGCGTGAAGACTACTGGGGCCACGTCAACCCGATCGGACCACGCGCCTGCTACGATGAAAGCAAACGGCTGGGCGAAACACTGACAATGGAATTTTATCGCCAATACCAGACGGATGTCCGCATCGTGCGCATCTTTAACACCTATGGCCCCAACAGTCAGCCAGACGATGGACGCATGATTCCGAACTTCATTACTCAGGCGCTCAAAAATGAGCCGCTGGCTATTTATGGCGACGGCAGCAAGACACGCAGCATTTGCTATGTCAGCGACCTGGTCGAGGGGTTGATGCTGGCCATGTTCCAGCCACAGACAACTGGAGAGGTTTTCAACCTGGGCAATCCTGAAGAGCACACAGTCCTGGAATTTGCCCAGACCATTATCCGACTCTGTCATTCCTCATCCCCCATTGTCTTCGAACCAGCCCGCGTCGATGACCCCGAACGACGCCGCCCCGATATCTCTAAGGCCTGCCGCTTGCTGGGCTGGCGCATTACTGTCCCAATGGAGGAGGGATTGCGACGAACAATAGAATGGTTTAGTAAGGAACAAAGTTCCCTCTCGGCGATCCCCTGA
- a CDS encoding O-antigen ligase family protein, translated as MTREAGATVSSPARVGAALRSPLTAANAIGLLGAALALGCLFMLPAPWNIRLPLYLILSIWVLLRPQVALYLLPLSVPWGALDYIGLGPLRLNSTDILVILLAAAWLAGHVLRSGHQSGGPGRYERQAIPPLLLVGLVTLLMSMLVSLTVAISVKSSLKEIFKWIEVLIIVVAGSGYIRTRRQAWTIVVFSLLAALSQAALGYYQELFNIGPSSFVRGESLRVYGTFNQPNPYAGYINLSLTIALALAITSRKKETRWLAAGASALLALAEFFSQSRGGWLALLTASLFILLVGLPSLRPFWRVLIVGFWALVESILIGIIPQHLFNPLLNFIGVNDISFTHPTAQQYATAERLAHWLAGIHMFLDHPWLGVGIGNYGDAYPHYTVGIFVIPLGHAHNYFINVAAEMGLLGLMAYTFFVLVIAGLSARVYHRLRRASRELAASLAANRRLSVSALRWHQRLERIGDDQALALGIVAALLTVLVHNMVDNLYVQGMANLMALLLIVLLRLERLALAENQQPGPKESSPTRADIQSAPALTART; from the coding sequence TTGACAAGAGAAGCCGGGGCTACCGTTTCTTCCCCTGCGCGTGTGGGAGCAGCTTTGCGCTCCCCCCTGACAGCGGCTAACGCCATTGGTCTGCTAGGGGCAGCTTTAGCTCTCGGCTGTTTGTTCATGCTGCCCGCACCGTGGAACATCCGTCTTCCGCTCTATCTGATCCTCAGCATTTGGGTTCTGCTCCGCCCCCAGGTCGCGCTCTACCTGCTCCCGCTCAGCGTCCCCTGGGGAGCGCTTGACTACATTGGCCTGGGCCCGCTTCGCCTCAATAGTACCGATATCCTCGTCATTCTCCTGGCTGCCGCCTGGCTAGCAGGCCATGTCTTGCGCAGCGGTCACCAAAGCGGCGGACCAGGTCGCTACGAGCGGCAGGCTATCCCGCCACTGCTGCTGGTGGGATTGGTAACGCTGCTGATGAGCATGCTTGTTTCGCTGACTGTGGCCATAAGTGTGAAGTCAAGCCTGAAAGAGATCTTTAAATGGATCGAGGTCCTGATCATTGTTGTAGCAGGCAGTGGTTATATTCGGACGCGGCGTCAGGCCTGGACAATCGTGGTCTTCAGCCTGCTGGCAGCGCTCTCGCAGGCAGCCCTTGGCTACTATCAGGAACTGTTCAACATTGGCCCTAGCAGCTTCGTGCGCGGTGAGAGCCTGCGCGTCTATGGCACCTTTAATCAGCCCAATCCCTATGCTGGCTACATCAATCTCTCGTTGACTATCGCTCTAGCTCTGGCCATTACCAGCAGGAAGAAAGAAACTCGCTGGTTGGCCGCCGGCGCGAGCGCTCTGCTGGCATTGGCCGAGTTCTTTAGCCAGTCACGCGGAGGTTGGCTGGCCCTTCTCACCGCCAGCCTCTTCATCTTACTCGTGGGCCTGCCCAGCCTGCGCCCGTTTTGGCGCGTGCTCATTGTCGGTTTCTGGGCACTGGTCGAGAGCATTTTAATTGGTATTATACCGCAGCATCTCTTTAATCCGTTATTAAATTTTATTGGAGTCAATGATATCTCCTTCACCCATCCGACCGCTCAGCAGTATGCGACAGCGGAGCGACTGGCCCACTGGCTGGCAGGGATTCACATGTTTCTTGACCACCCGTGGCTGGGAGTAGGCATCGGGAACTATGGAGATGCCTATCCGCACTACACGGTTGGCATTTTCGTCATCCCTCTCGGTCATGCCCACAACTATTTCATCAATGTCGCCGCCGAGATGGGCCTGCTGGGTCTGATGGCCTACACTTTCTTTGTCCTTGTCATTGCCGGGCTAAGCGCTCGTGTCTACCATCGCCTGCGCCGCGCCTCCCGCGAGCTGGCAGCCAGTCTGGCAGCTAACCGGAGATTGAGCGTCTCCGCGCTTCGCTGGCATCAACGGCTTGAGCGCATCGGCGATGACCAGGCCCTGGCCTTGGGGATTGTGGCCGCGCTCCTGACGGTCCTCGTGCACAACATGGTCGATAATCTCTACGTGCAAGGAATGGCCAATCTCATGGCGCTTCTGTTGATTGTTCTGCTTCGTTTGGAGCGCCTGGCGCTGGCGGAGAACCAGCAGCCAGGGCCGAAGGAAAGTAGCCCTACACGGGCAGACATCCAGAGCGCGCCAGCATTGACCGCGCGTACGTGA
- a CDS encoding lysylphosphatidylglycerol synthase transmembrane domain-containing protein, with the protein MSQWFQHGKDEAEKEGPGRALEQTALFQEGAVSEAPLTIGGQDEQPITTEQLSLGKRLLNWRTIVPLVVVLLALLIFLRQEKISLQQTWLAIQAANPLFFALAFVIYYLSFPLRAWRWRVLLQNASQGAKIDMRLPPFWKLVEIVYISWFANALVPAKLGDLYRAYLLRQESGFSATRTFGTVLAERLLDLVVLLCLCIPAVMISLHERMPWQVRFGLIVTLVAVLVGIAALGLLRWLHEPIGKRIPRHLRGYYEHLQGGILGSFRHLPTLGLLTLAIWSCEALRFFFVVLALQLLQGPLLHLLAAAILIALVEALLTVIPFTGGGVGLVEGGMIAMIALFRPHATSLALAAIVLDRTISLLSILVLGFLIFFIAFGRQTAKQSLDA; encoded by the coding sequence ATGAGTCAGTGGTTTCAGCATGGCAAGGATGAGGCCGAGAAAGAGGGCCCAGGCCGCGCTCTAGAACAGACGGCGCTCTTTCAGGAAGGGGCGGTCAGCGAGGCCCCTCTGACGATTGGTGGACAAGACGAGCAGCCCATTACAACAGAGCAGCTCTCGCTTGGTAAGCGTTTGCTGAATTGGCGTACCATTGTGCCCCTGGTCGTTGTGCTGCTGGCCCTGCTGATCTTCTTAAGACAAGAGAAGATCAGCCTCCAGCAGACCTGGCTGGCTATTCAGGCGGCGAATCCTCTCTTTTTTGCCCTGGCCTTCGTGATCTACTATCTCTCTTTCCCCCTGCGAGCCTGGCGCTGGCGCGTTCTGCTGCAGAATGCCAGCCAGGGAGCAAAGATTGATATGCGCCTGCCGCCTTTCTGGAAGCTGGTTGAGATTGTCTATATCTCCTGGTTTGCCAATGCCCTGGTGCCAGCCAAGCTTGGCGACCTCTATCGGGCTTATCTGCTGCGCCAAGAGAGCGGCTTCTCAGCCACGCGCACCTTCGGCACAGTGCTGGCAGAGCGCCTGCTCGATCTCGTCGTGCTGCTCTGTCTGTGCATCCCGGCAGTGATGATTAGCCTCCATGAGCGTATGCCCTGGCAGGTGCGTTTCGGGCTGATCGTGACCTTGGTGGCTGTGCTGGTGGGCATCGCTGCCCTGGGACTACTGCGATGGCTACATGAGCCGATTGGGAAGCGCATCCCGAGACATCTGCGCGGCTACTATGAGCACCTCCAGGGAGGCATCCTCGGCTCCTTCCGCCATTTGCCAACCCTGGGCCTGTTGACCCTGGCCATCTGGAGCTGTGAGGCGCTACGCTTCTTCTTCGTGGTCCTGGCATTGCAACTGCTGCAAGGTCCTTTGCTGCACCTGTTGGCAGCGGCGATCTTGATCGCCCTGGTCGAGGCCCTGCTGACAGTGATTCCCTTCACAGGGGGCGGCGTGGGCCTGGTCGAAGGGGGAATGATCGCCATGATCGCGCTCTTCCGCCCCCATGCTACTAGCCTGGCTCTGGCAGCCATCGTGCTCGACCGCACTATCAGCCTGCTCAGCATTCTGGTGCTCGGCTTTCTCATCTTCTTCATCGCCTTCGGGAGACAAACAGCAAAGCAGTCCCTAGATGCTTGA
- the rpsU gene encoding 30S ribosomal protein S21 — protein sequence MSEVKVSENEPFEAALKRFNRKIQQDGILAEARRREHYEKPSVRRKKKEAAKRRKTARKNK from the coding sequence CTGTCGGAAGTCAAGGTTAGCGAAAATGAACCGTTCGAGGCTGCGCTGAAACGCTTCAATCGTAAGATCCAGCAAGACGGCATTCTCGCCGAGGCGAGACGCCGAGAGCATTACGAGAAGCCAAGCGTGAGGCGCAAGAAGAAGGAAGCAGCAAAGCGTCGCAAGACAGCTCGTAAAAATAAGTAG
- the ybeY gene encoding rRNA maturation RNase YbeY — translation MDEQLSQVVDLYVTLEDLALKRSFDEALASVDLDAFARRALLEAGVHQPVMFTLMVTDDATIQEMNNQYRQQDKPTDVLSFPLLDQPLVEAPAELLWQPPEQAADLASEAAAPTPPPFVTPPGQPTNLGDIAISWPTVLRQAAAAGHSPRQEFLYLLAHGILHLVGYDDQTQAGYETMVRKQEAILTATGERVGGL, via the coding sequence ATGGACGAACAGCTGTCGCAAGTTGTTGACCTGTATGTCACGCTGGAAGATCTGGCACTGAAGCGCTCGTTCGATGAGGCACTGGCCTCGGTCGATCTGGATGCTTTCGCCCGCCGCGCCCTGCTGGAGGCCGGGGTACACCAGCCAGTGATGTTTACGCTGATGGTCACCGACGACGCCACGATCCAGGAGATGAATAATCAGTACCGCCAGCAGGATAAGCCAACTGATGTGCTCTCTTTCCCGCTCCTTGATCAGCCGCTGGTCGAGGCCCCCGCTGAGTTGCTCTGGCAGCCGCCCGAGCAGGCTGCCGACCTGGCGTCCGAGGCTGCCGCCCCCACTCCTCCACCATTCGTCACCCCCCCAGGCCAGCCGACCAACCTGGGCGATATCGCTATTTCCTGGCCCACCGTGCTCCGTCAGGCCGCCGCCGCCGGTCATAGCCCCCGACAGGAGTTCCTCTATTTGTTAGCTCATGGCATCCTCCATCTGGTCGGCTACGATGATCAGACGCAAGCCGGCTATGAGACAATGGTGCGTAAGCAGGAGGCAATCCTGACGGCCACAGGGGAACGTGTTGGCGGCTTATGA
- a CDS encoding diacylglycerol kinase family protein: MSELSDPRRLARSAWGRFLAGFTYAFRGLWYALRTQRNFRVHTGVALVVIAAALLLHLSPIELALVAVAIGSVFTSELLNTSLELCLDLLHPEYHPLVRAAKDVAAGAVLLSALLAVAIGICVFGPHLWTWWLSLQH, from the coding sequence ATGAGCGAGTTGAGCGATCCCAGACGCCTGGCTCGCAGCGCCTGGGGCCGTTTCCTGGCCGGCTTCACCTACGCCTTCAGGGGCCTCTGGTACGCCTTACGCACCCAGCGCAACTTTCGCGTTCATACCGGCGTTGCCTTGGTGGTTATTGCTGCCGCTTTGCTTTTGCACCTCTCGCCCATCGAACTTGCACTGGTAGCAGTGGCCATCGGCAGCGTCTTCACGAGTGAGCTGCTGAATACTAGCCTCGAGCTGTGCCTTGACCTGCTGCATCCCGAATACCATCCCCTGGTGAGGGCCGCCAAGGACGTGGCCGCCGGGGCCGTCCTACTGAGCGCCTTACTCGCTGTGGCAATTGGGATCTGCGTCTTCGGGCCGCATCTCTGGACCTGGTGGCTGAGCCTGCAACACTAA
- a CDS encoding peptide ABC transporter substrate-binding protein: MSNSPAPTPRQVLLLPNVGTQDLNYLDPAQEPDANDPAQGPDLNSALALSMLYSGLVRTDKDLNVIPDQATWEISPDGRIYTFHLKSNIAFSDGTPVTAATYAYALTRALLPEVKSPLAAVLEKPILGASAVSSGKSRVLSGVQAVDRYTLRITLTQPTPYFLASLTNELFFPVNQQLIERYGQSGWTEHAAGNGIGCGPFMVKAWEHNVKMILVPNPHYYGARPRLSEIDMIFVNDPATAYQQYRAGQFSLIWNIPQSDLAAARGLAGFVSSPQQETDMLFFNTRMPPFDNATVRQAFAYALDRTTLVQTLLKDAAISAPTLIPPGLPDYQTDYQGLPFDPEKARELLHSVYPDTALMPPIVLTYPTALLSRSEANALCNMWSSVFNIVVKPLPVELNAYTDELSQHQIQLGFIQWYALYPDPHNWLAPNLLSGALHNESRWQNSAFDQLIAQADQTSGEDRFALYQQAEQLALEEAAVLPLDHETINAVIPPWVHGISLNARGLYVEDWSQVYLSPH; this comes from the coding sequence ATGAGTAATTCACCAGCGCCAACACCCCGGCAGGTACTTCTCCTGCCCAACGTGGGGACCCAGGACCTCAATTATCTTGATCCCGCCCAGGAGCCAGATGCCAACGATCCAGCCCAAGGACCCGATCTAAACTCGGCACTTGCGCTGAGCATGCTCTACAGCGGTCTGGTGCGGACTGACAAGGACTTGAATGTGATCCCCGATCAGGCCACCTGGGAAATCTCCCCCGATGGACGCATCTATACCTTTCACCTGAAATCGAACATTGCTTTTTCGGACGGCACCCCAGTCACAGCAGCTACCTATGCCTATGCTCTGACACGCGCGCTGCTGCCCGAGGTGAAATCTCCTCTGGCCGCGGTCCTGGAGAAACCAATCCTGGGAGCAAGCGCTGTCAGCAGCGGCAAGAGTCGGGTCCTGAGCGGCGTCCAGGCGGTCGACCGCTATACGCTGCGCATTACTCTGACACAACCAACTCCCTATTTCCTGGCTTCGCTCACGAATGAACTCTTTTTCCCTGTCAATCAACAGTTGATCGAGCGCTATGGCCAGAGTGGCTGGACCGAGCACGCCGCCGGCAACGGCATCGGCTGCGGGCCATTTATGGTGAAAGCTTGGGAGCATAATGTCAAAATGATCCTGGTCCCGAATCCGCACTACTATGGGGCCCGCCCGCGCCTGAGTGAGATCGATATGATTTTTGTCAACGACCCGGCCACCGCTTATCAGCAGTACCGTGCCGGGCAGTTCAGTCTGATCTGGAACATCCCTCAGAGCGATCTTGCAGCAGCTCGTGGCCTGGCCGGCTTTGTTTCTAGCCCGCAGCAGGAAACAGACATGCTCTTCTTCAACACACGTATGCCCCCCTTTGATAACGCTACGGTGCGCCAGGCTTTCGCCTATGCGCTGGATAGAACCACGCTGGTGCAGACGCTCCTCAAGGACGCCGCGATCTCAGCCCCGACGCTGATTCCACCCGGTCTGCCCGACTATCAAACGGACTACCAGGGACTGCCGTTCGACCCCGAGAAGGCGCGTGAATTGTTGCACTCGGTCTATCCCGATACGGCTCTGATGCCACCCATTGTGCTGACCTATCCGACCGCGCTGCTCTCGCGCAGCGAGGCCAACGCCCTCTGCAATATGTGGTCAAGCGTTTTCAACATTGTTGTTAAACCCCTACCAGTCGAGCTGAATGCCTACACCGATGAGCTAAGCCAGCACCAGATCCAGCTCGGCTTCATTCAATGGTACGCGCTCTACCCCGATCCCCATAACTGGCTGGCCCCTAACTTGCTTTCGGGCGCTCTCCATAATGAGTCGCGCTGGCAAAACTCAGCCTTCGATCAACTGATCGCACAGGCCGATCAAACGAGCGGAGAGGATCGTTTTGCTCTCTATCAGCAGGCAGAGCAGCTGGCCCTCGAAGAGGCCGCCGTGCTGCCCCTGGACCATGAGACCATCAACGCCGTTATCCCCCCTTGGGTACACGGGATAAGCCTCAACGCTCGTGGTCTCTACGTGGAGGATTGGTCACAGGTCTATCTCTCCCCTCACTGA